One genomic segment of Catalinimonas alkaloidigena includes these proteins:
- a CDS encoding GmrSD restriction endonuclease domain-containing protein: protein MAIEKKIKDILMSIDNGEYTIPEFQRGYVWNSTQVKEFFRSLFLEYPSGSFLIWKTREPSKIRGDKPDTNSIYHQLILDGQQRLTTIYTIFRGKTPSWYEGVSLRTDLYFNLETEEFEYYMPRKMENNPEWIHVSDFLSKGGVSAFLKDLNSLDADTKSFYLSKIDTINKLGEIENYGYYIKEITITELDKVVEIFNLVNKTGTTLSESDLALAIITSNWPQVKERFREVIEEYKTYNYDFSFRFLTRCINILTTGRGKYTAEIADVTQEQFEEAWPKLKKLLSYLINILRDSAYIDSSDSYSSFYVLYVLIYYLSRKDLKFESAEEANKAIFWLFMALLWGRFSGSSESYLEKDINIIKETDSLDALIKEMQLYRGTNLYLRTEDLAYQGVRSRIYNIFYSAIRAQNAKDWTNPALSLYSKSIGYNNKLQRHHIFPKAFLYKKYNSKNSVHKALINEIANIAFITQQSNIEILDTDPAEYLPKIDAEQLRKQFVPTNTELYDIDQYETFLEERRKKICDGINKFLKSYHETKKENVVPEDLQHYDKEVENLEIAMRNLIAMKLENTAELNAYEEFIPIHIREKSEGRINHWLRKNPGEDKKQFDALRRKLDFFDLQEYKDVMLAKGVWPIFEENFGSKGMIMTRFSQLGELRNSIRHSRDITEATLKDGEAAIAWFHSILRPYLEESLLVSEAE from the coding sequence ATGGCTATTGAAAAGAAGATTAAGGACATTTTAATGTCTATTGACAATGGGGAGTATACTATCCCTGAGTTTCAGAGAGGATATGTTTGGAATAGCACCCAGGTAAAAGAGTTTTTTAGATCTCTTTTTTTAGAGTACCCTTCAGGGTCATTTCTGATCTGGAAAACCAGAGAACCTTCTAAAATACGAGGAGATAAGCCTGATACCAATTCTATTTACCATCAGCTTATTCTTGATGGGCAACAAAGACTCACTACCATTTATACTATTTTCAGAGGTAAAACACCCTCCTGGTATGAAGGGGTATCTCTGCGTACGGACTTATACTTCAATCTGGAGACTGAAGAATTTGAATACTATATGCCTCGGAAGATGGAAAATAATCCGGAGTGGATTCATGTTTCCGATTTTTTGAGCAAGGGAGGAGTATCTGCTTTTCTAAAGGATTTAAATAGCTTGGACGCAGATACAAAGAGTTTTTATCTAAGCAAGATTGATACTATCAACAAGCTAGGTGAAATTGAAAACTACGGATACTATATCAAAGAAATTACAATTACCGAGTTAGACAAAGTTGTAGAGATATTTAACCTAGTAAATAAGACAGGTACTACGCTCAGTGAATCGGATCTTGCCTTAGCCATCATTACTTCTAACTGGCCCCAGGTAAAAGAACGTTTTAGGGAAGTAATAGAGGAGTACAAAACTTATAATTACGACTTTAGCTTCAGGTTTCTGACCAGATGTATCAACATCTTAACAACTGGCAGAGGAAAATACACTGCTGAAATTGCAGATGTCACCCAGGAGCAATTTGAGGAAGCATGGCCTAAACTCAAAAAACTATTATCGTATCTCATCAATATTCTAAGGGATAGTGCATACATTGACTCTTCTGATAGTTACAGTTCATTCTATGTACTGTATGTATTAATCTACTATCTATCTCGCAAAGATTTAAAGTTTGAAAGTGCAGAGGAAGCCAATAAGGCTATTTTCTGGCTTTTCATGGCATTGCTCTGGGGGCGTTTTAGTGGATCTTCTGAATCCTATCTGGAGAAGGACATCAACATTATCAAAGAAACAGATTCATTAGATGCACTGATCAAAGAGATGCAGCTTTACCGGGGCACTAACCTCTATCTGAGAACAGAAGACCTGGCTTACCAAGGGGTTAGAAGTAGAATTTATAATATTTTTTACAGCGCTATTAGAGCTCAAAATGCTAAGGACTGGACCAATCCTGCATTAAGTCTTTACTCAAAAAGCATAGGCTATAATAATAAGCTTCAACGCCATCATATATTCCCTAAAGCCTTTCTTTATAAAAAATACAATTCTAAAAACTCTGTTCATAAGGCCCTGATTAATGAGATTGCCAATATTGCTTTCATTACTCAGCAATCTAACATTGAAATTTTGGATACCGACCCAGCGGAATATCTACCCAAGATTGATGCTGAGCAGTTAAGGAAACAGTTTGTACCTACTAATACAGAGCTGTATGATATTGATCAATACGAAACTTTCTTGGAGGAAAGAAGGAAAAAAATATGTGATGGTATCAATAAATTCTTGAAGTCATATCATGAAACTAAAAAGGAGAATGTAGTACCTGAAGACCTTCAGCACTACGATAAGGAGGTAGAAAATCTGGAAATTGCGATGAGGAACCTAATTGCGATGAAACTGGAAAACACTGCTGAACTCAATGCCTACGAGGAGTTTATTCCTATACACATTCGTGAAAAGTCTGAAGGGCGAATTAATCACTGGCTGAGAAAAAATCCTGGAGAGGATAAAAAGCAATTTGATGCCTTACGGAGAAAATTAGACTTTTTTGATCTACAGGAATATAAAGACGTAATGCTAGCTAAGGGAGTATGGCCTATATTTGAAGAGAACTTTGGTAGCAAAGGAATGATCATGACACGCTTCAGTCAGTTGGGAGAGCTCAGGAATAGCATAAGACATAGCAGGGATATTACTGAGGCTACCCTGAAAGATGGGGAGGCCGCCATTGCATGGTTTCATTCTATCCTTAGACCTTATTTGGAGGAGAGCCTTCTTGTAAGTGAGGCAGAATAA
- a CDS encoding type I restriction-modification system subunit M, whose protein sequence is MTETKLTLSQLEQYLSKAAWILKGPVDASDFKVYIFPLLFFKRISDTYDEEYRQALEESGGDEEYASLPEFHRFEIPEGCHWKDVSETTTNVGLAIEKALRGIEQANQEYLYDIFGDAQWSNKNKLSDRLLTDLIEHFSQYTLSNELVDPDILGQAYEYLIKHFADLTNKKAGEFYTPRSVVHLMGHILDPKEGETIYDPACGTGGMLLECVDHLKDHQQDYRTLKLYGQEKNLTSSSIARMNMFLHGVEDFFIERGDTLKNPVFFEADGLKTFDCVIANPPFSLGNWGAENWANDPFGRNIAGVPPQGNADMAWVQHMIKSMNASGRMTVVLPHGALFRKGAEGKIRKALLEDDLLEAVIGIGPNIFYGTQLAACIMVFKKQKEAAKKDKVLFIDAADQIRIGRAKNFLEPLHVKQIYEWYSAFEDVENHVKVTSLEDIIENDFNLNIPLYVEKIIEDDLPTVEEALADLKEAWNESLKAEDKFKSVLQKFLS, encoded by the coding sequence ATGACAGAAACCAAACTAACGCTCTCTCAATTAGAACAATACCTTTCAAAAGCAGCATGGATACTTAAAGGTCCAGTAGATGCCTCAGACTTTAAAGTATACATATTCCCTCTCCTTTTTTTTAAAAGAATCTCAGATACTTACGATGAAGAATATAGACAAGCTTTAGAAGAATCTGGTGGCGATGAAGAATATGCTTCATTACCTGAATTTCACAGATTTGAGATTCCTGAAGGGTGTCATTGGAAAGATGTAAGTGAGACTACTACCAATGTAGGGTTAGCTATTGAAAAAGCCCTAAGAGGTATAGAGCAGGCTAACCAAGAGTATTTATATGATATTTTTGGTGACGCCCAGTGGAGCAATAAAAATAAACTCTCGGATCGCCTTCTTACTGATCTAATTGAGCATTTTTCCCAATATACTTTATCTAATGAACTGGTAGACCCTGACATTTTAGGCCAGGCTTATGAGTATCTGATCAAGCATTTTGCGGATCTCACTAACAAAAAAGCAGGTGAGTTTTATACTCCTCGCTCAGTAGTTCACCTTATGGGTCATATCCTAGATCCTAAAGAAGGTGAAACCATCTACGATCCGGCTTGCGGTACCGGAGGCATGCTCTTGGAATGTGTGGATCACCTAAAAGACCATCAGCAGGATTACCGCACACTTAAGCTATATGGTCAGGAGAAGAACCTTACTTCTAGCTCTATTGCCAGAATGAATATGTTTCTGCATGGGGTTGAGGATTTCTTTATAGAGAGAGGTGATACACTGAAAAACCCAGTATTTTTTGAGGCTGATGGTTTGAAGACTTTTGACTGTGTTATTGCTAACCCTCCATTCTCACTTGGTAATTGGGGAGCGGAGAATTGGGCCAATGACCCCTTTGGACGTAACATAGCCGGTGTACCCCCTCAGGGTAATGCTGATATGGCCTGGGTACAGCATATGATCAAATCCATGAATGCGAGTGGAAGAATGACTGTAGTACTTCCTCATGGTGCGCTATTCCGTAAAGGGGCAGAAGGCAAAATACGAAAGGCCTTATTAGAAGATGATTTGTTGGAAGCTGTGATCGGTATTGGACCTAATATTTTCTACGGTACACAACTAGCAGCCTGTATTATGGTCTTCAAAAAGCAAAAAGAAGCAGCTAAAAAAGATAAGGTACTATTTATTGATGCTGCTGATCAGATCAGAATAGGAAGAGCCAAGAATTTCCTGGAGCCGCTGCACGTAAAACAGATTTATGAGTGGTATTCGGCCTTTGAAGATGTAGAAAACCATGTAAAAGTGACATCTCTAGAAGATATCATAGAAAATGACTTCAATCTCAATATTCCTCTGTATGTAGAAAAAATCATTGAAGATGATTTACCTACCGTTGAAGAGGCCTTAGCTGACCTAAAAGAGGCATGGAATGAGAGCTTGAAAGCAGAAGATAAATTTAAATCAGTACTTCAAAAATTCTTAAGTTAA
- a CDS encoding endonuclease/exonuclease/phosphatase family protein produces the protein MKLITWNTAGRKKKLPFQFEAILTHKPDFIALQEIKASTHDLWCGVLEQEGYHVTSTIHHYDPELPKSRNNFVMIAAKEEIYPTDQPKLIWPEKALTVCVPAYDNLEITTTHIPPGASNGWIKIETFEGVHHHLTCVSDTPAILCGDFNSPQTELCDGTLVTWGQKIRKDGSIRLARCREQGSRWHDGEYGLLKGLEPYGFVDNYRTIQGYNVHDYSWHVGHSNKVGRRFDHILSKNLTIVNCYYDHNVRTNKLSDHSMMISIWE, from the coding sequence ATGAAACTCATTACCTGGAATACGGCTGGTCGCAAAAAGAAATTACCTTTCCAATTTGAAGCTATTCTTACGCATAAACCGGATTTTATTGCATTACAAGAAATTAAGGCCTCTACTCATGATCTATGGTGTGGAGTATTAGAACAAGAAGGTTATCATGTGACCTCTACAATTCATCACTATGATCCTGAACTTCCTAAATCCAGGAACAACTTTGTGATGATTGCTGCCAAAGAAGAGATATACCCTACAGACCAACCCAAATTGATCTGGCCCGAGAAGGCTTTGACTGTGTGTGTGCCAGCCTATGACAACCTTGAAATAACTACCACGCACATTCCACCCGGAGCCTCCAATGGATGGATAAAGATTGAGACCTTTGAAGGTGTACATCATCATCTGACCTGTGTTTCTGATACCCCTGCTATTCTTTGTGGAGATTTCAACTCTCCCCAAACTGAACTTTGCGATGGTACACTGGTCACCTGGGGGCAAAAAATTCGTAAGGATGGTAGTATCCGCCTTGCCAGGTGCAGAGAGCAGGGAAGCCGATGGCATGATGGTGAATATGGCTTGCTGAAAGGACTAGAGCCCTATGGTTTTGTGGATAATTATCGTACAATTCAGGGCTACAATGTGCACGACTACAGCTGGCATGTGGGACACAGCAATAAAGTGGGAAGGAGGTTTGACCATATTCTATCTAAAAACCTCACCATAGTAAACTGTTACTATGACCATAATGTACGTACAAACAAGCTTAGTGATCACTCAATGATGATCAGCATATGGGAATAA
- a CDS encoding ABC transporter ATP-binding protein: MSLNKDKKQTSAKDKVKQGERLSLRERFQALQHLPAFFRLIWQVSPKMFTANVILRVVRAAIPVTTLYIGKLIIDEVVRLTQASGEAELTLLFTYIGLELLLAIVSDAINRATVLLDSLLGDKFANESSVRLMQHAGSLDLAQFEDADFYDKLERARRQTVRRTTLMTQVLSQFQSIITIGFLAAGLVAFNPWLILLILVAVVPAFLGESHFNERSYSLNTQWTPERRELDYFRFIGASDETAKEVKIFGLSDFLVKHFSRLADKYYLANRKVAIDRARWGSVFATIGSAGYYGAYVMIILQTVNGQLSIGDLTFLAGSFSRLRTLLENVLNQFSSMAEGALYLQDFFDFFEMKPLIAVNDKSLPVPQPIQGGFTFEKVGFKYPNTNIWAVRNLSFTLHAGEKLALVGENGAGKTTIIKLITRLYDPNEGRILLDGRDLREYNPAELREAIGVIFQDFVRYQMNASTNIAVGKIEEKDNRLKVDDAAYRGMADQVISKLPKGYEQMIGRRFAEGVNLSGGEWQKIAISRAYMRDAQLLVLDEPTAALDARAEYEVFRRFADLTEGKSAVLISHRFSTVRMADRILVLEKGGLLEIGTHEELLIKGGKYAELFDLQAQGYR, encoded by the coding sequence ATGAGTTTAAACAAAGATAAAAAACAAACTTCAGCCAAAGATAAAGTAAAGCAAGGAGAAAGGCTTTCACTAAGAGAAAGATTTCAGGCGCTACAGCACTTGCCTGCTTTCTTCCGCTTAATATGGCAGGTAAGCCCTAAAATGTTTACGGCCAATGTGATCTTGCGTGTGGTGCGAGCTGCTATTCCGGTTACAACCTTATACATTGGTAAACTCATTATTGATGAAGTCGTAAGGCTAACTCAAGCTTCCGGAGAGGCTGAGCTCACATTACTTTTTACCTACATAGGGCTGGAACTATTACTAGCGATTGTTTCAGATGCCATCAACCGGGCTACTGTACTTTTGGATAGTCTTTTGGGCGATAAATTCGCCAACGAATCTTCTGTACGGCTGATGCAGCATGCTGGTTCACTAGACCTCGCCCAGTTTGAAGACGCAGATTTTTATGACAAACTGGAGCGGGCTCGTCGGCAAACAGTAAGGCGTACTACGCTAATGACACAGGTGCTCAGCCAGTTTCAGAGCATCATTACCATTGGTTTTCTGGCTGCCGGATTGGTAGCTTTTAACCCCTGGCTCATTTTACTCATACTGGTAGCGGTAGTCCCTGCATTTTTGGGAGAATCACATTTCAATGAGCGTAGCTACTCGCTCAATACCCAATGGACACCTGAGCGAAGAGAGCTGGACTATTTCCGCTTTATCGGCGCCAGTGATGAGACAGCTAAAGAAGTAAAAATCTTTGGTTTATCAGATTTTCTGGTCAAACACTTCAGCAGATTGGCTGATAAATACTATTTGGCCAACCGCAAAGTAGCCATAGACCGTGCCCGCTGGGGGAGTGTGTTTGCCACCATCGGCAGCGCCGGGTATTATGGCGCCTATGTCATGATCATTCTCCAAACCGTAAATGGCCAGCTTAGCATTGGTGACCTTACTTTCTTGGCTGGCTCTTTTTCACGTTTGCGTACGCTGCTTGAGAATGTTCTGAACCAGTTTTCTAGCATGGCAGAAGGAGCGCTTTATCTGCAGGATTTCTTTGATTTCTTTGAAATGAAACCCCTTATCGCGGTAAATGACAAATCCTTGCCTGTACCTCAGCCCATACAAGGGGGCTTCACCTTTGAAAAGGTAGGATTTAAATACCCTAACACAAATATATGGGCAGTAAGGAATCTATCTTTTACGCTTCATGCCGGAGAAAAGCTGGCTCTGGTGGGAGAAAACGGTGCTGGAAAAACCACCATCATCAAACTAATTACTCGTCTTTATGACCCTAATGAAGGAAGAATATTACTTGATGGCCGTGATCTTAGAGAATATAACCCTGCAGAACTACGGGAAGCCATTGGTGTGATCTTTCAGGATTTTGTGCGTTATCAGATGAATGCTTCCACAAATATTGCGGTAGGGAAAATAGAAGAAAAAGATAATCGCCTCAAAGTAGATGATGCCGCATATCGTGGCATGGCTGACCAAGTAATCAGTAAGTTGCCCAAAGGTTATGAGCAGATGATTGGGCGTAGGTTTGCGGAAGGGGTCAACCTTTCGGGAGGGGAATGGCAGAAAATCGCTATCAGCCGGGCTTACATGCGAGATGCTCAATTGCTGGTTTTGGATGAACCTACTGCTGCATTAGATGCCCGGGCGGAGTACGAAGTATTTCGTCGTTTTGCCGACCTGACTGAAGGCAAAAGCGCGGTCTTAATTTCTCACCGCTTCTCCACTGTTCGCATGGCCGACCGGATATTGGTACTGGAAAAAGGAGGTTTACTGGAGATAGGCACTCATGAAGAGTTGCTGATTAAAGGAGGGAAGTATGCTGAACTCTTTGATTTACAAGCCCAGGGTTATCGCTAG
- a CDS encoding helix-turn-helix domain-containing protein, which produces MNTASQNIRYLRRKYQFTQEQMAQKLGIKRSLLGAYEEARANPRLEVLVKAAELFNVSVDQLVSKPLSKPLGEPQKSGQSGNIHSGTRQSRTIQSENIHSENIHSGNIHSGNIHSGTHHTRMQQTHEEEADDAFYGEHLSGEGKSASREANKLSDESDTYAHQPPAKRPYLPPRKINFPASESKKALQRVRLVVEGEFKQYFYNAVEREYLETLPELTLPLPSSADQYRAFEIIDDAMRPLKKGAIAVGCRIESIQKLKDGKPHILITRTEGILFRRVYNHIARSGNLLLEANHPAYERISLPVLGKEVEAWEVVLYISADDPYQFSPVRDNNEAIDLPRLTSIVLELQQEVMKLKENL; this is translated from the coding sequence TTGAATACGGCGAGTCAAAATATCCGGTACCTCAGAAGAAAGTACCAGTTTACACAAGAACAAATGGCCCAAAAGCTGGGTATTAAGCGGTCCTTGCTAGGAGCATATGAGGAAGCCAGGGCCAACCCCCGGCTGGAGGTGCTGGTGAAAGCAGCCGAACTATTCAACGTCTCGGTGGATCAGTTGGTTTCCAAACCCCTGAGTAAACCCCTCGGAGAACCCCAGAAGTCTGGCCAGTCCGGGAATATCCATTCTGGGACTCGCCAGTCCAGGACTATCCAGTCCGAGAATATCCATTCTGAGAATATCCATTCTGGGAATATCCATTCTGGGAATATCCATTCTGGGACCCACCATACCAGGATGCAGCAAACTCATGAAGAGGAGGCAGATGACGCGTTTTATGGTGAGCATTTATCAGGAGAAGGGAAGTCCGCTAGCCGGGAAGCTAACAAGCTATCAGATGAATCAGATACATACGCTCATCAACCACCAGCTAAAAGACCTTATCTGCCTCCCAGGAAAATTAATTTTCCAGCTTCTGAGAGCAAAAAGGCTTTGCAGCGTGTGCGCTTAGTAGTGGAAGGTGAGTTTAAGCAGTATTTCTATAATGCAGTGGAAAGAGAATATCTGGAAACTTTGCCAGAACTAACACTCCCGCTACCTTCATCTGCCGACCAATACCGTGCTTTTGAGATCATTGATGATGCTATGCGGCCCCTAAAAAAGGGAGCAATAGCAGTAGGATGTAGGATAGAAAGTATCCAAAAGCTTAAAGATGGTAAACCGCATATTCTGATTACCCGAACTGAAGGTATTCTTTTCCGTCGCGTTTATAATCATATTGCCCGCTCAGGAAACTTACTGCTGGAAGCCAATCATCCGGCTTATGAGCGCATTAGCCTGCCTGTACTGGGTAAGGAGGTGGAAGCATGGGAAGTGGTCTTATATATCTCTGCTGATGATCCTTATCAGTTTTCTCCTGTTCGGGATAACAATGAAGCGATAGATTTACCCCGGCTCACGTCCATCGTATTAGAGCTGCAGCAGGAAGTGATGAAGCTGAAAGAGAATTTGTAG
- a CDS encoding sensor histidine kinase codes for MDGLTQYFTHTYEKGSLYEKEKARVLVIACLITIPSLLIGIIIHIADAKPLLVIFGDLIFLLSSAFALYLIKTCRQNIAAHIYLICLVSIIIIHSILTDYFYAHDLTYYRILETTLLFTLCILCVAFFMQQTYQMLIVCSLGFVSIAIHYFIIAYKTSIQPFDTHPFSLLFSYMMIFAILSIIAYRMLKTFTNLIQRLEAESLKVKTYNTELESMVSERTQALESQNQIMKKINHELDRFVYRASHDLRAPLTSILGLIHLAKLEKNIDKVKEYLLLKEKSVKRLDGFIQDIVHVSKNARTEIQQVEIDFSDIIHMIFEQLDYMDNSIHIEKYVSIQQHSPFYSDKHRLSIIVSNLLSNAIRYSAPHRRKSFVKIRVTTKDDMAMLEVEDNGMGIAKDHQNKVFEMFFRANQDGIGSGLGLYIVNETLEKLEGSISVVSTLGKGTIFTVKIPNKIPCRSLNPVLNK; via the coding sequence GTGGACGGGTTGACTCAATATTTTACACATACTTACGAAAAGGGATCGCTGTATGAGAAGGAAAAAGCCAGAGTTTTAGTAATTGCTTGCCTTATTACTATTCCTTCTCTTCTAATCGGTATCATTATTCATATTGCTGATGCCAAGCCCTTATTGGTGATATTTGGAGACCTGATCTTCTTATTGTCTTCTGCATTTGCCCTATATTTAATCAAAACCTGCCGCCAAAACATTGCCGCTCATATTTACCTGATATGTCTCGTTAGCATCATCATCATCCATAGTATACTTACTGACTATTTTTATGCCCACGACCTTACGTATTACCGAATACTTGAAACTACCCTTCTGTTTACCTTGTGTATACTCTGCGTAGCGTTTTTTATGCAGCAAACTTACCAAATGCTTATCGTTTGCAGCTTAGGTTTTGTGTCTATCGCCATTCACTACTTTATCATTGCATACAAGACATCTATACAACCTTTTGATACCCATCCGTTTTCCCTCCTCTTTAGCTACATGATGATTTTCGCAATACTAAGCATTATTGCATATCGTATGTTAAAGACCTTTACTAACCTTATTCAAAGACTTGAAGCAGAGTCACTCAAGGTAAAAACGTACAATACTGAGCTGGAAAGCATGGTTTCTGAACGAACGCAGGCTCTGGAATCTCAAAATCAGATAATGAAAAAGATTAATCATGAGCTGGATCGTTTTGTTTACCGGGCTTCTCATGATCTCAGGGCGCCACTTACTTCTATCCTTGGCCTCATTCACCTTGCCAAACTGGAAAAAAACATTGATAAGGTAAAAGAGTATCTTTTGCTTAAAGAAAAAAGCGTCAAAAGGCTGGATGGGTTCATTCAGGATATCGTGCATGTAAGCAAAAATGCCCGCACAGAAATTCAACAAGTGGAAATTGACTTTTCTGACATAATCCATATGATATTTGAACAATTAGACTATATGGATAACTCAATCCACATAGAGAAATACGTCAGTATACAACAGCACAGTCCATTTTATTCTGATAAACACAGGCTGAGCATTATTGTCAGCAATTTGTTGTCCAACGCTATTCGCTATTCGGCTCCCCACCGTAGAAAGTCATTCGTAAAGATCAGGGTTACTACAAAAGATGATATGGCTATGCTGGAAGTAGAAGACAATGGCATGGGTATAGCAAAAGATCACCAGAACAAAGTTTTTGAGATGTTTTTTCGGGCCAATCAGGATGGCATAGGCTCCGGCCTGGGGCTTTATATCGTTAATGAAACATTAGAGAAACTTGAGGGTAGTATAAGTGTAGTGTCAACCTTAGGAAAAGGCACTATATTTACAGTTAAAATACCTAATAAAATTCCATGTCGCTCATTAAATCCCGTATTAAACAAATAG